One part of the [Synechococcus] sp. NIES-970 genome encodes these proteins:
- a CDS encoding hypothetical protein (conserved hypothetical protein, YfiH family) yields MGEVHRRADLFEIASEQWQWQTWEDRPYLTCKLLASWNHGFFTQAFAPELPESLVKVFHPEIPAYRVKQVHGNTVLTSDEISWEGEHFSPADGIVSTAQQQAVFVATADCTPALIGDRLTGQVAAVHAGWRGTAKRIIPEAIQKFLDAGSELKNLLVALGPAISGEVYQVSTDVAVEMGISLGLQDLANDVDAMLLALENLIESPILPDPDDGKVRLDVRRVNQLQLEQLGLDIAQVAIAPHCTYQQPEHFFSYRRSNEKKVQWSGIVSNRF; encoded by the coding sequence ATGGGTGAAGTGCACCGCAGAGCGGATCTCTTCGAGATTGCCAGTGAGCAATGGCAATGGCAGACATGGGAAGATAGGCCCTATTTAACCTGTAAATTATTAGCCTCCTGGAACCATGGATTTTTTACCCAAGCGTTTGCCCCGGAACTACCAGAAAGCCTAGTGAAGGTTTTTCACCCCGAAATTCCGGCCTACCGTGTCAAGCAAGTCCATGGCAATACAGTGCTTACTTCTGATGAAATTAGTTGGGAAGGGGAACATTTTTCTCCTGCCGATGGCATTGTTTCGACTGCACAACAACAGGCGGTGTTTGTGGCCACGGCAGATTGCACTCCTGCCCTAATTGGCGATCGCCTGACGGGTCAAGTGGCAGCAGTTCACGCAGGTTGGCGTGGCACAGCAAAACGAATTATTCCCGAAGCAATCCAAAAATTTCTCGATGCAGGGTCAGAATTAAAAAATTTACTGGTTGCCCTCGGCCCAGCAATTAGTGGCGAAGTGTATCAAGTTTCGACAGATGTCGCTGTGGAAATGGGTATTAGTCTCGGTTTGCAAGATTTAGCCAATGATGTCGATGCAATGCTCCTCGCCCTTGAAAATCTGATCGAATCACCTATTTTGCCTGATCCTGATGATGGCAAAGTGCGTCTTGATGTGCGCCGGGTGAATCAATTACAACTCGAACAATTGGGTTTAGATATCGCACAAGTGGCGATCGCCCCCCACTGCACCTATCAACAACCCGAACATTTCTTTTCCTACCGTCGCAGTAACGAGAAAAAAGTGCAATGGTCCGGCATCGTCTCCAATCGTTTTTAG
- the frr gene encoding ribosome recycling factor — MPFKVNQLEQLWEVPVQLSELKDNMTKTIEATQRSFNTLRTGRASAALLDRITVEYYGVDTPLKSLANISTPDSSTIMIQPFDRGSMNTIERAISMSDLGLTPSNDGQNIRLNIPPLTKERRQELVKTASKLAEEGKVALRNIRRDAIDDVRKQEKNSDISEDEARSLQDDIQKVTDEFTKKIDELLKVKEKDIMTV; from the coding sequence GTGCCGTTCAAGGTGAACCAGTTGGAACAATTGTGGGAGGTTCCTGTGCAGTTAAGTGAACTCAAAGACAACATGACTAAGACCATTGAGGCGACCCAGCGGTCTTTTAACACCCTCCGGACAGGTAGAGCCAGTGCCGCCCTCCTCGACCGGATTACCGTGGAATATTACGGTGTCGATACTCCCCTCAAATCCCTGGCGAATATCTCCACCCCAGATTCCAGCACCATTATGATTCAGCCCTTTGACCGGGGCAGCATGAATACCATCGAGCGGGCAATTTCCATGTCTGACCTGGGTTTAACGCCCAGCAATGATGGCCAAAACATCCGCTTAAATATCCCGCCCCTCACAAAAGAGCGCCGCCAAGAACTAGTAAAAACGGCTAGTAAGTTAGCAGAGGAAGGTAAGGTTGCCCTGCGTAATATTCGTCGGGATGCGATCGACGATGTGCGTAAACAGGAAAAAAATAGTGATATTTCTGAAGATGAAGCCCGGAGCCTCCAGGATGATATCCAGAAGGTGACTGATGAATTTACCAAGAAAATCGATGAGCTTCTGAAGGTCAAAGAAAAAGACATTATGACGGTCTAG
- a CDS encoding hypothetical protein (conserved hypothetical protein) yields MSQADPQASLVRLKQALAQLQQVVSNLEADPTEIPAAALDILSNDTESLIQQLQRERPETTPEVITPVVEVPVNTPGIEVPVTPVPKVKPRRVEPVPRRPRRQPWWQQQKIWIGVATVAIAFIFIWKFTIQTPQVSEEVAQSPGTESTEEVIPVTPQPEAPAPKVAPNISEPTPTPLPSAASPKPLTPEQRLIAAIQNQLDEVTQPYGDNIVRSIQADFETNTLRITVGDAWYLLREGLQDRLGMDVLELAQLLDFKKMVVEDLAGNFVARNPVVGDRLVIVRRYQDFQGDS; encoded by the coding sequence ATGAGCCAAGCCGATCCCCAAGCCTCCCTTGTCCGCCTCAAACAAGCCCTTGCCCAGTTGCAGCAGGTGGTGAGCAATCTCGAAGCTGATCCCACCGAGATTCCAGCGGCAGCTCTGGACATCCTCAGCAACGACACAGAAAGTTTAATTCAGCAACTACAGCGGGAACGGCCAGAAACGACTCCAGAAGTTATTACGCCTGTGGTAGAAGTTCCTGTCAACACGCCGGGGATTGAGGTACCTGTAACCCCCGTCCCCAAGGTGAAACCCCGCCGCGTTGAGCCCGTGCCCCGGCGCCCCCGCCGTCAGCCCTGGTGGCAGCAACAGAAGATTTGGATCGGCGTTGCGACGGTGGCGATCGCCTTTATTTTTATCTGGAAATTCACCATCCAAACGCCCCAAGTCAGCGAAGAAGTGGCCCAATCCCCCGGGACAGAGTCGACGGAGGAAGTCATCCCAGTCACACCCCAACCGGAAGCCCCGGCCCCTAAAGTCGCTCCAAACATCTCTGAACCCACCCCGACACCGCTTCCCAGTGCGGCATCACCTAAGCCCCTTACCCCGGAACAGCGCTTGATTGCGGCGATCCAAAACCAGCTGGATGAGGTGACCCAACCCTATGGGGACAATATTGTGCGCAGCATCCAAGCTGATTTTGAGACAAACACCCTGCGGATCACCGTGGGAGATGCCTGGTACTTACTGCGGGAAGGATTACAGGATCGTTTGGGCATGGATGTTTTGGAGTTGGCCCAACTGCTCGATTTCAAGAAAATGGTGGTGGAAGATTTGGCCGGGAATTTTGTTGCTCGTAATCCAGTGGTGGGCGATCGCCTAGTGATTGTGCGCCGTTACCAAGACTTTCAGGGCGATAGTTAA
- a CDS encoding acetyltransferase, GNAT family — MTAGMSKQGKVSIRPVQYRDLAAIANFATEAELDGTSPLDITLADHLENTKNFYGLVKLLSIFPNPRQYSFHGYVIEVDSRLVGFVKISPFNSSQSTWRVEQVIVDPSFPKLQYHGAARDPGSALLRYCFDHVVEARNWVLEVNVNAQQTLSLYRQNGFQPLANLTYWAIAPEILGELALQEPALPNLMPVGNADARLLYQLDTASMPPMLRQVFDRHVQDFKSDPLSNLVCRVQHWTQHVDAVEGYVFEPQRKAAIGYFAVQLAKQDHKPHHGRLTVHPAYTWLYPELMIKMAQIAQIRPEQPLLTTSTDYQPEREEFFETVGASPMEHTLLMSRSVWHKVRESQPFEALQLSGVLQGLQPMRSPIPSRINWFKNHPSLKLPKEHHQQDFSPEN, encoded by the coding sequence ATGACAGCGGGAATGAGCAAACAAGGTAAAGTATCGATTCGACCAGTACAATATCGAGATTTAGCGGCGATCGCCAACTTTGCGACCGAAGCAGAACTCGATGGGACTTCCCCCCTAGACATTACCTTGGCGGATCACCTAGAAAACACGAAAAATTTCTATGGCCTCGTTAAGCTCCTGAGTATTTTCCCGAATCCACGCCAATATAGCTTCCATGGCTATGTGATTGAGGTGGATAGCCGCTTAGTCGGCTTTGTGAAAATTTCCCCCTTCAACTCCTCCCAGAGCACCTGGCGCGTTGAGCAGGTGATTGTTGACCCAAGCTTTCCAAAATTGCAATACCATGGCGCAGCCCGGGATCCTGGCTCGGCCCTACTCCGATACTGCTTTGACCATGTGGTGGAAGCCCGTAACTGGGTGCTGGAAGTCAATGTAAACGCCCAACAGACCCTCAGTCTCTACCGCCAAAATGGGTTTCAGCCCCTCGCTAATCTCACCTATTGGGCGATCGCCCCAGAAATCCTCGGTGAATTGGCCCTCCAGGAACCGGCCCTCCCGAACCTGATGCCCGTGGGCAATGCCGATGCCCGCTTGCTTTACCAACTCGATACCGCCTCCATGCCACCGATGCTCCGGCAGGTGTTTGACCGCCATGTCCAGGACTTCAAAAGCGACCCCCTCAGTAATCTGGTCTGCCGCGTACAGCATTGGACCCAGCATGTAGATGCAGTGGAAGGGTATGTGTTTGAGCCCCAACGGAAGGCAGCGATCGGCTATTTTGCAGTGCAACTGGCTAAACAAGACCACAAACCCCACCATGGCCGCCTCACGGTACACCCGGCCTACACTTGGCTCTACCCGGAATTGATGATCAAAATGGCCCAGATTGCCCAAATTCGCCCCGAGCAGCCTCTTTTGACCACCTCCACAGATTACCAGCCGGAACGGGAGGAATTTTTTGAGACGGTGGGTGCTTCCCCCATGGAACATACTCTCTTGATGTCCCGCTCGGTGTGGCACAAGGTGCGCGAGTCCCAGCCCTTTGAAGCACTACAATTGTCAGGGGTGCTCCAGGGATTGCAACCGATGCGATCGCCGATTCCCAGTCGGATCAATTGGTTTAAAAATCACCCAAGCCTAAAACTGCCGAAGGAGCACCACCAGCAGGATTTTTCCCCGGAAAATTAG
- the rpsA gene encoding 30S ribosomal protein S1: MVSQNTATVDIGFTHDDFAALLDKYDYHFSPGDIVPGTVFSMEPRGALIDIGAKTAAYIPIQEMSINRVDAPDEVLQSDETREFFILTDENEDGQLTLSIRRIEYMRAWERVRQLQAEDATVRSLVFATNRGGALVRIEGLRGFIPGSHISTRQAKEDLVGQELPLKFLEVDEDRNRLVLSHRRALVERKMNGLEVGEVVVGSVRGIKPYGAFIDIGGVSGLLHISEISHDHIDTPHSVFQVNDELKVMIIDLDAERGRISLSTKQLEPEPGDMLKNRDLVFEKAEEMAEKYREKLQAEAAGLTVEDQVDGTEDLEIDEEYISATEED; the protein is encoded by the coding sequence ATGGTCAGTCAGAACACAGCTACAGTAGATATTGGTTTTACCCATGACGATTTTGCCGCTCTCTTAGATAAATACGATTACCACTTCAGCCCTGGAGATATCGTTCCTGGTACCGTATTCAGCATGGAACCGAGAGGCGCATTGATCGACATCGGTGCAAAAACCGCAGCATATATTCCCATCCAAGAGATGTCCATCAACCGCGTGGATGCTCCCGATGAGGTTCTTCAATCTGACGAAACCCGTGAGTTTTTCATTCTCACCGATGAGAACGAAGATGGTCAGCTAACTCTCTCCATCCGCCGCATTGAATATATGAGAGCGTGGGAGCGTGTCCGTCAGCTACAGGCAGAAGATGCCACTGTTCGTTCCCTTGTTTTCGCCACCAACCGTGGGGGGGCTCTGGTCCGGATCGAAGGTTTACGGGGCTTTATCCCAGGCTCTCACATCAGCACTCGCCAAGCGAAGGAAGATTTGGTGGGTCAAGAATTGCCCTTGAAATTCCTTGAAGTAGATGAAGACCGCAACCGTCTGGTTCTCAGCCACCGTCGTGCGTTGGTTGAACGTAAGATGAACGGCTTAGAAGTCGGCGAAGTGGTTGTGGGTTCCGTCCGCGGTATTAAGCCCTACGGTGCGTTTATTGATATTGGTGGCGTGAGCGGTCTACTTCACATCTCTGAAATTTCCCATGACCATATTGATACACCCCACAGCGTCTTTCAGGTGAATGATGAGCTGAAGGTGATGATCATTGATCTCGATGCTGAGCGTGGCCGAATTTCTCTGTCCACCAAGCAACTCGAACCTGAACCCGGCGATATGCTCAAGAACCGTGACCTCGTGTTTGAAAAAGCAGAGGAAATGGCAGAGAAGTATCGTGAAAAACTTCAGGCTGAAGCGGCTGGTTTAACAGTTGAAGATCAAGTTGATGGGACTGAAGATCTAGAAATTGATGAAGAGTACATCAGCGCGACTGAAGAAGACTAA
- a CDS encoding YqgFc, likely ribonuclease with RNase H fold has translation MTTVAALGLDIGRKRIGVAGCDRLGLLATALTTIERTTLEEDLAAIGHWVEQRQIEILVVGLPYAMDGTIGKQAKHTQKFARKLEAAFNLPLAYVDERLTSVEAETQLKAAKQYDRQQKGLVDQRAAQIILQQWLEARRVAVMP, from the coding sequence ATGACGACGGTGGCAGCCCTAGGCCTGGATATTGGCCGCAAACGAATTGGGGTGGCGGGATGCGATCGCCTGGGTCTTTTGGCGACGGCCCTAACCACCATTGAACGCACTACCCTCGAAGAAGATCTGGCAGCCATTGGCCATTGGGTAGAACAGCGCCAGATTGAAATTCTCGTGGTCGGCTTGCCTTACGCGATGGATGGCACCATAGGGAAACAGGCCAAACATACCCAAAAGTTTGCCCGCAAGCTAGAAGCGGCTTTCAATCTGCCCTTGGCCTATGTGGATGAACGGTTGACCTCTGTGGAGGCCGAAACTCAACTCAAGGCCGCCAAGCAATACGATCGCCAGCAAAAAGGTCTAGTTGATCAGCGGGCCGCCCAAATTATCCTCCAGCAGTGGCTCGAAGCCCGTCGGGTTGCCGTAATGCCCTAG
- the pyrH gene encoding uridylate kinase gives MAYQRVLLKLSGEALMGDLGYGIDPQIVSDIAKDIAAVVASGVQVAIVVGGGNIFRGVQASAKGMDRATADYIGMIATVMNAMTLQDALEQIDIPTRVQTAIAMQEVAEPYIRRRAIRHLEKGRVVIFGAGSGNPFFTTDTTAALRAAEIDAEVIFKATKVDGIYDSDPAKNPQAKRYESLTYSHVLANDLRVMDGTAIALCKENDIPIMVFNLFEKSNIVRAVQGEPVGTIVGGSCAVK, from the coding sequence ATGGCGTACCAACGTGTTCTTTTAAAGCTGAGTGGTGAGGCTCTGATGGGGGATCTCGGTTATGGGATCGACCCGCAAATTGTTTCAGATATTGCTAAGGATATCGCTGCAGTGGTTGCAAGCGGTGTCCAGGTGGCGATTGTTGTGGGCGGTGGTAATATTTTTCGCGGCGTTCAAGCTTCGGCAAAAGGGATGGACCGGGCAACGGCAGATTATATCGGGATGATTGCCACGGTCATGAACGCAATGACCCTCCAGGATGCCCTCGAACAAATTGATATTCCCACCAGGGTGCAAACGGCGATCGCCATGCAAGAAGTGGCAGAACCCTATATCCGGCGGCGGGCAATCCGCCATTTAGAAAAAGGTCGGGTCGTTATTTTTGGGGCAGGCTCTGGGAATCCCTTCTTTACCACTGACACCACCGCCGCCCTCCGGGCTGCTGAAATTGATGCGGAAGTGATCTTTAAGGCCACCAAAGTTGATGGTATCTATGACAGTGATCCGGCAAAGAATCCTCAGGCAAAACGCTATGAAAGCTTGACCTATAGCCACGTTCTCGCCAATGATTTAAGGGTAATGGATGGGACGGCGATCGCCCTGTGCAAAGAAAACGACATTCCAATCATGGTGTTTAACCTCTTTGAAAAAAGCAATATCGTCCGTGCCGTTCAAGGTGAACCAGTTGGAACAATTGTGGGAGGTTCCTGTGCAGTTAAGTGA
- a CDS encoding hypothetical protein (conserved hypothetical protein), with the protein MNASERALGVDLATKIASVVNLFRAEFPDARADLKPWRNDPETREWVDPDSIDIGFHLPGWSPRFQGRSMLVQIRFFTDPADQVQKFIGIETAGFNHEGEAWRLSTIAQWQLVGNYQPAQDVCDRLQRFSQRAFELFAPSVADDADSVA; encoded by the coding sequence ATGAACGCATCAGAACGGGCTTTGGGGGTTGATCTCGCCACAAAAATCGCCTCGGTGGTGAATTTATTCCGGGCGGAGTTTCCCGATGCGCGGGCCGACCTCAAGCCCTGGCGCAATGACCCAGAAACGCGCGAATGGGTCGACCCAGATTCCATTGATATCGGGTTTCACCTACCGGGCTGGAGTCCCCGGTTCCAGGGCCGGAGTATGTTGGTGCAAATTCGCTTTTTTACTGATCCTGCGGACCAAGTACAAAAATTTATTGGTATCGAAACGGCGGGTTTTAACCACGAAGGGGAAGCGTGGCGCCTCTCAACGATCGCCCAGTGGCAACTGGTAGGAAATTATCAACCGGCCCAGGATGTGTGCGATCGCCTGCAGCGTTTTTCCCAGAGAGCCTTTGAGTTATTTGCCCCCAGTGTTGCCGATGATGCGGATTCTGTCGCCTAG
- a CDS encoding mannose-1-phosphate guanyltransferase, with protein sequence MRAVLMAGGSGTRLRPLTCDLPKPMVPVLNRPIAEHILNLLKRHNITEVIATLHYVPDVMRDYFQDGRDFGVKMHYAVEEDHPLGTAGCVKNIEELLTETFVVISGDSVTDFDLSAAIAFHKEKGSKATLVLTRVPNPVEFGVVITDEGGRICRFLEKPSTSEIFSDTVNTGTYILEPEVLQYLPAQEESDFSKDLFPLLLDRGELMYGYVAEGYWCDVGHLDAYRKAQYDALARKVQVQYSYEERSPGIWIGHNTFIDDSAQIHPPAMIGDNCRIGARVQIEPGTVIGDNVTVGADSDLKRPILWNGVTLGEEVQLRACTVVRGSRIDRRAHILEGAVVGALSTVEEEAHIGTGVRIWPNKRIEAGAIVNINLIWGSTAQRNLFGQRGVSGLANIDITPEFAVKLGAAYGSTLKTGSMVIVSRDQRSVSRMVSRSLIAGLMSAGVCVQNLQATAIPIARTMTSIFDVEGSIHVRLHPERSDHLLIEFLDSQGINISKAKEKKIEGAYFKDDLRRVAIAEIGEMSYPAQIIEQYSQRFEDHLNVGALTHSGSKVVIDYAYAVSGAVLPTLLNKFGCDAVVLNASLKQSSPVGPEKESLLLQLGHVVEALGASMGVQVAANGEQLTLVDESGLSIQGERLTALLVSILLMARPRGSVVVPVYASSAIEQIARRHDGHVIRTKANPTALMEACRNNPNVVLGGSGDMGFIFPELHPGFDAMFTIAKLIEMLTIQERSLGQIRAELPMVFHKSYTIRCPWRIKGSLMRHLVEIHASDRLELIDGVKIIDPVSDNWVLVLPDAGEPLVHIYANSDSREWVEESLRDYRHKVQAFIEREQSGDLTDF encoded by the coding sequence ATGCGTGCAGTCTTGATGGCAGGGGGATCGGGGACGAGGTTGCGGCCCCTGACCTGCGATTTACCGAAGCCGATGGTGCCCGTGTTAAACCGCCCCATTGCCGAACATATCCTCAATCTGCTCAAGCGCCATAACATCACAGAAGTGATCGCAACCCTCCATTATGTGCCCGATGTGATGCGGGATTATTTTCAAGATGGTCGTGATTTTGGGGTCAAGATGCACTATGCCGTCGAAGAAGACCATCCCCTCGGTACGGCTGGCTGTGTGAAAAATATCGAAGAACTACTGACTGAAACCTTTGTGGTGATCAGTGGTGATAGTGTCACAGATTTTGACCTCTCGGCGGCGATCGCCTTCCACAAAGAAAAAGGATCAAAGGCAACCCTGGTTTTAACCCGTGTTCCCAACCCCGTGGAATTTGGCGTTGTGATCACCGACGAAGGGGGGCGCATTTGCCGTTTTTTAGAAAAACCCTCCACCAGCGAAATTTTTTCTGATACGGTCAACACAGGGACATACATCCTGGAGCCGGAAGTTTTACAGTATCTACCTGCCCAGGAGGAGTCGGATTTTTCTAAGGATCTTTTTCCGCTCCTGCTTGACCGGGGCGAATTGATGTATGGCTATGTGGCCGAGGGCTATTGGTGTGATGTCGGTCACCTGGATGCCTATCGCAAAGCTCAGTATGATGCCCTTGCCCGCAAAGTCCAGGTGCAATATTCCTATGAAGAGCGATCGCCAGGCATTTGGATTGGTCACAATACCTTTATTGATGACAGTGCCCAAATTCATCCCCCCGCGATGATTGGTGACAACTGTCGCATTGGGGCCAGGGTTCAGATCGAACCAGGCACAGTGATTGGTGATAACGTCACCGTGGGGGCGGACTCGGACCTGAAGCGGCCGATCCTCTGGAATGGGGTCACCCTGGGGGAAGAAGTCCAACTCCGGGCCTGTACCGTCGTCCGAGGCAGCCGCATTGATCGCCGCGCCCATATCCTTGAAGGGGCGGTGGTGGGTGCGCTTTCTACCGTCGAAGAAGAAGCCCACATTGGCACAGGAGTAAGGATTTGGCCCAATAAACGTATTGAAGCCGGGGCGATCGTTAATATCAACCTTATTTGGGGCAGCACCGCCCAAAGGAATCTCTTCGGTCAGCGGGGGGTTTCGGGCCTGGCGAATATTGACATTACCCCAGAATTCGCTGTGAAGCTTGGGGCCGCCTATGGCTCGACTCTTAAAACAGGTTCCATGGTGATTGTCTCCCGCGACCAGCGCAGTGTGTCGCGGATGGTGAGCCGCTCTTTGATTGCGGGTTTAATGTCAGCGGGGGTCTGTGTGCAAAATCTCCAGGCAACGGCTATTCCCATTGCCCGCACCATGACCAGCATTTTTGACGTAGAAGGAAGTATCCATGTGCGCCTCCACCCAGAGCGCTCGGATCACCTCCTGATTGAATTCCTTGATAGCCAGGGGATCAATATTTCTAAGGCCAAAGAAAAAAAAATTGAAGGAGCTTATTTTAAAGATGACCTCCGCCGGGTGGCGATCGCCGAAATCGGCGAAATGTCCTATCCGGCCCAGATCATTGAACAATATAGCCAACGCTTTGAAGATCATCTCAATGTTGGCGCCCTCACCCACAGCGGCTCAAAGGTGGTAATTGACTATGCCTATGCCGTATCGGGGGCTGTTCTCCCAACTTTATTGAATAAATTTGGCTGCGATGCCGTGGTGTTAAATGCCAGCTTAAAACAAAGCTCCCCGGTCGGCCCGGAGAAAGAATCGCTCCTCTTGCAACTGGGCCACGTGGTGGAAGCACTGGGAGCGAGCATGGGGGTACAGGTGGCGGCGAATGGTGAACAGCTCACCTTGGTAGATGAGTCTGGTTTGTCAATCCAGGGGGAGCGTCTAACGGCCCTGCTGGTCAGCATCTTACTGATGGCCAGGCCCCGGGGCTCGGTGGTCGTGCCAGTTTACGCCTCTAGTGCCATCGAGCAAATTGCCCGCCGCCACGATGGTCACGTGATCCGCACGAAGGCAAATCCCACTGCCCTGATGGAGGCCTGCCGTAATAATCCCAATGTGGTGCTGGGGGGGAGCGGTGATATGGGCTTTATTTTTCCAGAATTGCACCCGGGCTTTGATGCGATGTTTACGATCGCCAAATTGATCGAAATGCTCACGATTCAAGAGCGATCGCTGGGACAAATCCGGGCCGAATTGCCCATGGTTTTCCATAAGTCTTACACCATTCGTTGTCCATGGCGGATCAAGGGTTCCTTAATGCGCCATCTGGTAGAAATCCACGCTAGCGATCGCCTGGAGCTCATTGACGGCGTGAAGATTATCGATCCAGTCTCCGATAATTGGGTTTTGGTGCTACCCGATGCCGGGGAGCCCCTGGTTCACATTTATGCCAATAGCGATAGCCGCGAGTGGGTAGAAGAATCCCTGCGGGACTACCGCCACAAGGTGCAAGCGTTCATTGAACGGGAGCAGAGTGGTGACCTCACTGACTTTTAG
- a CDS encoding putative GTPase: MLKTFTHASLGLTPIDTIHGNLKGLKSSQLKQLQRLYQQSVPGDRLTTPELAQRIAAISSELNQPVSIYLNRRGKVIRVGVGAPRETQIPPLELPRYGAERLSGIRCLTASPKDHPPNEACLTSMVLQRLDALVTFTLSGSGSTQRGRGSVGYIKNVYLSHLLPQNHPSHAYWQVSEAQSLEAIAQQDFLDLVENLEAEFRRDFTAQRVEAGHDRVILVGLQTEGIGDRRFQDGLTELERLVDTAGGEVLLKMEQKRAKPHPQTLVGSGKVEEIALQVQTLGANLVVFDQDLSPAQGRNIERQLGVKVCDRTEVILDIFAQRAQSQAGKLQVELAQLEYMLPRLVGRGQAMSRLGGGIGTRGPGETKLETERRTIQSRLSRLQKEVDQLQAHRSRMRSQRQRQDVPTFAIVGYTNAGKSTLINALTNAEVYAADQLFATLDPTTRRLTLTDENHATQTILLTDTVGFIHELPPALVDAFRATLEEVTEADALIHVVDLSHPAWRHQLTSVEKILADMPIMPAQALLVFNKLDQVSSEALQDAKLLHPNAVYISASDRLGFETLRQRLAQMLKQL, from the coding sequence TTGCTCAAAACTTTTACTCACGCCAGTCTAGGACTTACACCCATCGATACTATTCACGGTAACCTCAAAGGTCTCAAAAGTAGTCAACTTAAGCAACTGCAACGACTCTATCAGCAGTCAGTGCCGGGCGATCGCCTGACAACGCCGGAACTGGCCCAGCGCATCGCCGCCATCAGTAGCGAGCTCAATCAGCCTGTGTCGATTTATCTTAATCGCCGGGGTAAGGTGATTCGCGTGGGGGTCGGCGCACCCCGGGAAACCCAAATTCCGCCCTTGGAACTCCCCCGCTACGGGGCGGAGCGGTTATCAGGGATTCGCTGTCTGACGGCTAGTCCGAAGGATCATCCCCCCAATGAAGCTTGTTTAACATCGATGGTGTTGCAAAGATTGGATGCGTTGGTGACCTTTACCCTGTCGGGGAGCGGTTCTACCCAACGGGGGCGGGGCTCGGTGGGCTATATAAAAAATGTCTATCTGTCCCATCTCCTGCCGCAAAATCACCCTTCCCACGCCTATTGGCAGGTGTCTGAGGCGCAATCCCTGGAGGCGATCGCCCAACAGGATTTTCTGGATTTAGTCGAAAACCTCGAAGCAGAATTTCGGCGGGACTTCACAGCGCAACGGGTAGAAGCGGGCCATGACCGGGTGATTCTTGTCGGGCTACAAACGGAAGGGATCGGCGATCGCCGTTTTCAGGATGGCTTAACAGAATTAGAGCGGCTCGTAGACACCGCTGGCGGCGAGGTGCTCTTAAAAATGGAGCAGAAACGCGCCAAACCCCACCCGCAAACCCTGGTCGGCTCCGGTAAGGTGGAGGAAATCGCCCTCCAGGTGCAAACCCTCGGGGCAAATTTGGTGGTCTTTGATCAGGATTTATCCCCCGCCCAGGGACGGAACATTGAACGGCAATTGGGCGTAAAAGTTTGCGATCGCACGGAAGTCATTCTGGATATCTTTGCTCAACGGGCCCAATCCCAGGCTGGAAAGTTACAGGTAGAATTGGCCCAACTGGAATACATGTTGCCGCGTCTCGTAGGTCGGGGTCAGGCCATGTCCCGCCTGGGGGGTGGCATTGGTACGAGGGGGCCTGGAGAAACGAAGCTAGAAACAGAGCGGCGCACGATCCAAAGCCGCCTTAGTCGCCTCCAAAAGGAAGTGGATCAACTCCAGGCCCATCGCTCCCGGATGCGCAGTCAACGGCAACGGCAGGATGTACCGACCTTTGCCATTGTGGGCTATACCAATGCAGGAAAATCGACCCTGATCAATGCCCTCACCAATGCGGAAGTTTATGCCGCTGACCAACTGTTTGCCACCCTTGATCCGACGACGCGACGCCTCACTTTAACCGATGAAAACCACGCAACCCAAACGATTTTACTCACAGATACGGTGGGGTTTATCCATGAGCTCCCGCCGGCGTTAGTGGATGCGTTCCGGGCAACCCTAGAGGAAGTGACCGAAGCGGATGCCTTAATCCATGTGGTGGATTTGTCCCACCCGGCCTGGCGACACCAATTGACATCGGTGGAAAAAATCCTCGCCGATATGCCGATTATGCCCGCCCAGGCGCTCCTGGTTTTCAACAAACTTGATCAAGTTTCTAGCGAGGCGCTCCAGGATGCGAAATTACTCCATCCCAACGCTGTCTACATTTCCGCCAGCGATCGCCTCGGCTTTGAAACCCTCCGTCAACGGCTGGCCCAAATGCTAAAACAGTTATAA